From one Triticum urartu cultivar G1812 chromosome 3, Tu2.1, whole genome shotgun sequence genomic stretch:
- the LOC125545434 gene encoding uncharacterized protein LOC125545434 → MPLLLAILLHYLLLPPRCRWLLLLPAESSLAKVAMLLRLRIRLKRGGRRPAPSRVKMGMGIPAHNPSSPSALSSSPTNCRFRRTTSTSAALYLNSATTATPR, encoded by the exons atgccactgcTGCTGGCAATTCTGCTTCACTACCTGCTCCTGCCGCCACGGTGCCGGTGGCTGCTCCTGCTTCCGGCGGAGTCGTCCCTTGCAAAAGTTGCAATGCTGCTCAGGCTCAGGATCAGGCTCAAGCGTGGTGGTAGAAGACCTGCTCCTTCCCGCGTCAAGATGGGAATGGGAATACCGGCACACAACCCCTCCTCGCCTTCCGCTTTGTCTTCGTCGCCGACAAACTGCAGATTCAGGAGGACCACCTCCACCTCAGCGGCCCTATACCTGAATTCGGCGACCACAGCCACACCCAG GTGA